The DNA segment CATCGGGCCTGCTTCTACAACTGTTACAGGAACTACTTTTCCTTCTTCAGTAAAGATTTGAGTCATTCCTATTTTCTTTCCTAATATACCTTTCATTCAATACACCTCCTGTTTTCTTACAGCGGATTACCGTTACAGTAATCATTCTAAGTAAGGTGTTAACCATACTTATTCAATTTAACAATTATAATTTAATTTCAATATCAACACCTGCTGGTAAATTAAGTTTCATTAATGAATCAACAGTATTTGGTGTTGGGCTTAAAATGTCGATTAATCTCTTATGAGTCCTTTGTTCAAACTGCTCTCTAGAGTCTTTGTACTTATGCACAGCTCTTAATATTGTGATAACTTGCTTCTCTGTTGGTAACGGTACTGGACCTGAAACCTTAGCACCAGTTCTTTTAGCAGTTTCTACTATTTTTTCAGCAGATGCATCCAAAACATTATGATCATAAGCTTTTAATCTTATTCTTATCTTTTGTTTCCCTTTAGAACTATTAGCCATTTACGATTCCCTCCTTCTATCGCATGTTTATTTACATACGACAAGGTTTTACCGATACACTTATCCGGGTGTTTTCTAATGTAAAAAAGATAAATGTTCAGGCAAAGCCTGCCGCCCAATTAGTAATTGGACATTCTCAGCAAAAATTCCCTGCAAGATGCAGCTACCTCTTGCCTCATCGCATGTCAACCGCATACTTTAATATTTTAACTTAAAAATACACAAATTACAAGGGTTTTTTTCATTTTTTTCATTTTTTTTATTTTTTTTATTAAATTAAAAGAAGGGCTTCCCCTTCTTTTAATTTACTTATATTATTACTCTATTATTTCACTAACTACTCCAGCTCCAACTGTTCTTCCACCTTCACGTATAGCAAATTTAAGTCCTTTTTCCATTGCTATTGGTGTAATAAGTTCAATTGTAAATTGTGCGTTATCTCCTGGCATTACCATTTCTACGCCTTCATCTAATTGAATTGAACCTGTAACATCTGTTGTTCTA comes from the Senegalia massiliensis genome and includes:
- the rpsJ gene encoding 30S ribosomal protein S10 — encoded protein: MANSSKGKQKIRIRLKAYDHNVLDASAEKIVETAKRTGAKVSGPVPLPTEKQVITILRAVHKYKDSREQFEQRTHKRLIDILSPTPNTVDSLMKLNLPAGVDIEIKL